Proteins from a genomic interval of Candidatus Nezhaarchaeota archaeon:
- a CDS encoding NADH-quinone oxidoreductase subunit B family protein — MGLITWARLKSPWVLHFNSGACNSCDIELLAALAPRFDVERFGILLKGSPRHADVIIVTGPVTRQAAARLRRIYEQVPDPKFVVAVGTCTLSGGVFQDCYNVLKGIAKVVPVDVYVPGCPPRPDAIIYGVAQLLAKLSGGGGGG, encoded by the coding sequence ATGGGCTTAATCACCTGGGCTAGGCTAAAGTCCCCCTGGGTACTGCACTTCAACTCAGGCGCGTGTAACTCCTGCGATATAGAGTTGCTCGCCGCCCTTGCTCCGCGATTCGACGTCGAGAGGTTTGGTATACTGCTGAAGGGGTCTCCTAGGCACGCGGACGTAATCATAGTCACTGGCCCAGTAACAAGGCAGGCTGCAGCTAGGTTAAGGCGCATATACGAACAAGTCCCAGACCCTAAGTTCGTAGTGGCGGTAGGGACCTGTACGCTGAGCGGAGGAGTGTTTCAAGACTGCTACAACGTACTGAAGGGGATAGCTAAAGTAGTGCCCGTAGACGTCTACGTACCAGGCTGCCCGCCTAGGCCTGACGCCATAATCTACGGCGTAGCTCAGCTACTAGCGAAGCTAAGCGGAGGTGGAGGAGGTGGGTGA